ATTCTTACATCCAAAAGAGGGAAATGAGTTCGTAAGAGCAAACTATCCTAAAGAGAAGATTATTGAAACAGGTGGAAAACTTTTTGTGGTAAATCCATATAGAGATGAACATCCTGGTATTCACAATGACCCAAGTGTAAAAAGAGATGGTTTACAGCCTTATCAATTATTTGATATGATGCCTATTAAAATACCAGAAGATGAATATTTTATGATGGGTGATAATAGAGACCACTCAAATGATTCAAGATTCTGGGGAACTGTAAATTATAAATATATTGTAGGAAAACCTTGGTTTATCTATTTCTCATGGGATGAGAACAAAGAAGTTAGATGGGAAAGAGTATTTAGAACTGTTGAATCTTTAGAAGAAGATATGCAAGGTAAAGACATAGAAATAAATCATGAAAAAGGAATATACTAAAATGAAATACTTTATTGCAGCAGACCATGCTGGTATTGATTTTAAAGCTTTTGTAAAAGAACTTTTTGAAAAGAAAGGTCACGAGGTAATCGATTTAGGACCAAATACAAAAGATAGAGTTGATTATCCAGATTTTGCAGCTAAATTATGTAAAGAAGTATTAGCAAATGAAGGAAGCAAAGGAATTTTAATTTGTGGTTCTGGTATTGGAATGTCTATGGCAGCTAATAAATTTGATGGAATTAGAGCTGCACTTTGTCACAATGAATATTCTGCAAAAATGGCAAGAGAACACAATGATGCAAATGTAATTTGTTTAGGGGAGAGAGTTTCTGGATATGGAATGATTGAAGCTATCATTGATGCATGGGATTCTTCTTCTTTTGAAGGTGGAAGACATGAAGGAAGAGTTGAAAAAATCAACGCTTTATTTGGTTCTTGTAGAGTATAAGAGACTTGAAAGTTTATCTTTCAAGCCTCATTAATACTCCATCTTCATCTTTATAATACTCTTTTAAAATCTTCACTTCTTTAAAACCAAACTTTTTATAAAGCATTATTGCTTTTTTATTTGAAATTCTAACTTCAAGCTGTAAAGGCTTTTTCTCTAAATTTTTTAAACTATATTCAATTAAAGAACTAGCTAAACCTAAACCTTGATATTTATCCAAAATAGCTAAAGAATATAGACGAAAAAAGTTTTTCCTTTTTAACCAAAGGATATAGCCTACGGTTTCGCCTATTTTTACTTTATAGATAATACTACTTTTTATATGATAATAAAAAGAACTAAGTTTTAAAGCAAAAATATCATCTTTAAAGAGACTATTTTCAATCTCAAAAAGTCTTTTTATATCCTCTTTACTAGCTCTACTTATTTTCATTTTTGATAAATTGTATATTTTGGAATTAACATATTTGGTCTATATGACATTTTTACTTTTTTTAAGTTTTCAAATCCCATATCATCGCCAACATTTATATACTCAACTAAATATTTATCTTTTAAAAGTTTTGTAAACTCTCTAAATATAAATTGTGCACAACCTAAAATCTCAAAATCTGTTTTTTCAATGATTACACTAGCTGTATCTTCATTTATATTTTCACCTACAGTGAAACCTTTTATCTCATCATCAATATAAATTACTAAACCAATTAAATCTAAATTATTATAATCATTTATTAATCTTTTAATTGCAAATCTTTCAAAATAGATACCATCTAAAAATACTTCAACCTCTTCTTTTGGCATATAAGTTGTTCTATCTTTTACCCATTTATTAAAAAGATTTAAAATATCTGCTCCATGTTTTTCTTTATCAAGAATCTCTAACCTATGATTTGGATATATCTTTTTAAACTTATTAATCTCATTTCTTTTTGATTTATAAGCATCCCCTTTTAAATCAATTAAATCCTCTACTTTATAGATATAATCAACAAGCTTTTTTTCAATAATAAAGTCTTTTAACATTTCATAAATTAAAGTACCCTCTTCTAAATAATCAACAAAACCTTCAAGAATATTTTCATGTACATACTCTATTTTAGAGTAGTTTCTATTACTATTATGTGTATTCATAATTTCAAAGCACTCTAATATCGCTTTATATGTATTCTTCTTTTTCCCTAAAGGAGGAAGAAGCATTGACATCTCACCTGAGTTTAAAATAAAAAGACAAAAAGTATCATTTACAATAGCATAAAAACCTGTTGCTGTTGATAACCAAACATAATTACCAGAAAATGTATAATCACTTAGGTTTACATTTACTTGTTTTAAATAGTTTTGCATTTCCTCTTTTGCTCTTAAATCAAAATGTTTAAGCGTATAATTGTTTATTGTCAAAGTTGACATTTATTATTTATCCTTAGATTAATTTTGCGGAATTATACACCTAATTTTTAATTTTGCGTCAAAAATTAAAAAAATAATTTCTAAGCACCTATTTATCATTATTATGTGATAATCGATAGCAAAAAAAAGAGTTAAAATGAGAGAAGATTGGGTTGCATATTTAGTAGTTTTAACAGTTGTTGCTTTAATGTTATTAGGTAAAAAAATGATTTTCTTTACCGATGACTCAAAAGAGAAAAAGGATGATAAATGATTAATCCCAAAATAATAGATTATATCTTTTCTTCTGCTTCTATTCAACGCTGGAATGACTACCCAAGAATGGTTGAGTTAGTTGAACTTGATAAACAAGCTCATAAATTTATTATTGCTTATTTTATAGCAAAACTTGAAAAAGATATAAACTATACTCATCTAATAGAAGCTGGTGTTTTTGAGTTCTTAAGAAGAGTTGTAGTTACTGATATTAGACCTGATGTTTTTAGAAATGCTTTACAAAAAAGAGCCAAAGAGATAAACTCTTGGGTTATTGCAAATTTAAAAGACTCATTAGAAGAGATTGATAATGGTATCTTTTTACAAAAGTTTGAAGAGTATTTAAACAATCCAAATATCTATAAAAAAGAGAGATTTATTTTAAAAGCAGCCTCTTATCTTGCTACTAGATGGGAGTTTTCTATTGTATATCAAACTTCAGCTTTCCTTTCTGATATTGAAGATGTTAAAAAAAGTGTAGATGAAGAGATTGAAGATTATTATGAATTAATTGGTGTTAGAAAGATTGCACTAAATAAAAAATTAGCAAAAATTGTTGATTTAAGTGGAAGATTAAGATTCCAAAAAAGATGGGCACAAACACCAAGAGTACCAGAAACTTCTGTTTTAGGGCATATGCTTACAGTTGCAATTTTCTCTTATTTTTATTCTATAAAAGTAAATGCTTGTGAAAAAAGATTAGAAAACAACTTCTTTGTTTCACTATTCCATGATTTACCAGAAGCTCTTACAAGAGATATTATAACACCTGTAAAATATTCAGTAGATGATTTATCAGATATTATTGCTGAATATGAAATCAAAAAAATAAATGATGCAATTTTACCAAATATTCCAGACTCTATTCATGATGAATTTTGTTATTTATTAGGTATGTTTGAAAACCATAAAGATGAATTTGAAAATAGAATTTATGAAGATGGCGAGATAAAATTAGTAAATGATATTTCAAAATATAATATGGATAAATACAATGCAATTGATGGTGTTGCTTTAAAACAATGTGATAAATTATCTGCTTTTGTTGAAGCAAGTCTATCTATCTCTCATGGAATTAAATCAAAAGAGCTAGTAAATGGTAAAAAACAGATTATGAAATCTTTTAAAGAGATTCAAGGTGTCGATTTTGGAGCTATTGCTAGAAAAATAGATGAAGAGTTTTGTACAACAGGACAAACTCAAGTTAGAATGGATTTTGACTAAGAAGAAAAAACTTCTTAGTCAATTTTTAGAAACTATATTTTAAATTAACGTAAAAATATCTTCCTGGGTCATTTAATAATACTCTATCTCCTCCTGTTTCAACATATCTTACATCTTGATAAGTATTTGTTGAAGCATAAGTTTTATCAAATAGATTATCAACTCCTAAAGTGATATTAAAATTTTTATGGAATTGATTATCATATTTCATATTTAATACAGCATATCCTGATAACTCTTGTTCTTTTGCAGTACTATCATAGTTATTCCAATCATCTACTGCTACAACTTCAGTTGTAAATTTCGAAGTATCTCTTTCATAAACTAAAGCCAAATTCATTTTTAAAGGTGGAATCTCTGCTAAATCTTTATCTTCATAATTTCCATCTTTTTTCCCTCTTTGATAAGCTAAACCATAATCAAGAGTAAAATCATCATTTATTAAATAAAAACCACTAACACTTGTACCATAAACTTTTGCATCAATATTTTCAAATACTCCTGTATTATAAATATAATCATCAAGTCTTGAATAAAATAGTTTTGTCTTTATATTGAAATCCCCAATAGTTTTTTCAAAACCTAAATCAACTTCATAGTTTTTAGTTGCATTTAAATCATTATTTGTTGCACCATAATATAATTCTCTTGCGTCTGGTACTCTTGAAGATTTACCTACACCTGCAAAAATTTTAGTATCTTTATCTATATTATAAATAGAGAAAACATGTCCATTTAATTGATTATAGTTTTTATCAGTTTTACTTGAATCTGTTGCATCAATATTAGTATCATCATATCTTGCTCCCACTTCTAAGTCTAAAGCACCAAATGATTTTTTATATAAAGAAAACAATGCAATATTTCTTGTATCCGTTGAAGTTAATGAAGTACTATCAACTGTTCCAATAGAGTTATACATTCTACCTCTCCAGTTTCTTGTACTTGTATCAAGTCCTACAGTTAACTCTCCATTTGCAAAATCAAGTTTATTTTTAAGTTTAGTTCCCCAAATTGATGATTTCATATGATTTGTCATTATAGCCATAGGAGGCATCATGCCAGCTGTTCTATTTCTTAATGCAGTACTCATTGGGTGGTCTACTTTTGAATAATAATACTCTAAATTTAACTCTTTTGAAAAATCTCCTAAGTTTCTTTTTGTATAATCAAAAGTATAAATATCTGAGTCATCATAATCGGCATCCATTGGTGTATTTGGATATAAAACATTATCACTTCTATTTGCTGTATATGATAAAGTTACTTCTGAAGAATCATCAATATTAAAAATTGCTTTTGTAAGAATAGTCTCTTTCTCATAAGCTTCAAGTCCATTGCTTTTATATCTATTTGCATAAGGTACATCTTTTTCAATTTGTTGTTCTAAAAAATCATTTCCATCACCATCTTCATACTGGTCAGATTCTTCTTTTGAAGCTGATAATAATAGTTTTATATGCTCATTTCCACCACTTACAGAAAATGAACCTTTTTTATATCCATAGCTTCCAAAGTTAAGATTTACCTCTCCTGATAACTCTTCTGTTGGTTTTTTAGTTTTTACTTTTACTAAACCACTTAAAGTACCAAAATTTTCAACATCATAAGGACCTTCAATAACCTCTACCGTTTCAATGTTATTTGTTAATACATGAGAAGTTGCAGGATCCATTCTATTAGGGCAAGCTCCATAAATTTTACTTTCATCTATTAAGATATTTATATTATCTTTTTTTGCACCTCTTAAGATAATATCATTTGCAATTCCACTTCTTCTAACTAAAGAGATAGAAGGAACTTTTTTTGTTAGTGTTTCAGCTAAATCTGCTGATTTAATCTCCTCTTTACTTATATTTTTTACAACTTTTTTATTTATCTTTTCAGAAACTTCAATAGTTGGTAAATCAACTGTTTCATTTGCTAAAAGAGACAAAGTACAAGCCATTGATAAAGAAATAATCTTTTTCATAATCATCCTTGATTTTTTTGTTAATTTTAATATTCAACTGTTAATTAATTGTTAAAATTTATATATTATTAAGCTTTGTATTAAAATATTTTTTATTTTTATTTATGATATACTTCACCAAAGGAATTTTAATGGCAAAAATTACACTTGAGGTAGAGGAAAAAAATCTAAAAACAGTAATGACTATTTTAGATAATTTAAAAGATGGTTTAATAAAAGATATATCAACAAATAAGCAATATAAAGCAATTAAACCTGTTTCAAGTTCTCTTGATAAATCTACAAAAAAACTTCCTCAATCAAATAAATATTTGAGTAAAGAAGAATTCAAAAAAAGATTAAAAGGAAACTAATATGCAAATAATGTTGATAGCTATTTTATTTATTATTTTAATTGCTTTTACAATATATAAGATTAACAATAAATTTGAGACTAAAGAGTTTATGATTTTAATTGCTATTTTAGTTTTAGGTTCTAGTTTAGTATATTATTTGTTTGAAAATCAAGAGCAAAAAGTACCACAAATCTTTAAAACAAAATATGAGAAAGTATATAATGCAAAAATTGAAAAATTTTCATATGAAAGATTAAATAATAAAATGGTTAGTTCAAAAACTAATTTTATTTATAACTTTGATTATATTGTAGTAAAAAATAATGAAGAATATATTTGTAGTTCTAAAAATGTAAAAGTTAAAAAAATAGAAGATGAGTTCATTTTTGAAAACTTTGAAAAACTAGAAGAAAAGTGTACAAAACAATAAACTTCAAAAAATAATCTATTTTAAAAAACTTAAAATAGATTATTGCCCTCCTCCAATATTTGCAGAGAGTTCTTCATGAATATCTAAAGCATTATCATTTTCATATTTTTCTCTAACTTTTTGTAAACTCTCAATGAGGTTATCAATATTTTCAAAAGGAATTTCTAATTGACCTGTAAGTTTGTCATTTTCTAAAATTTCTATTTTTACTACAGGGTCACTATATTCCCCATATGGTTTTTCCACATAAAAAAGATTTATTGTATCTTTTTTAAAATGGTGAGCTAATCTAATTGAATCTATTTTTGTACTTGTTTTCATAATTAACTCCTTTTTTGGAATTAATTAATAATAACAATTATAATAAAAGTTGTAAATAAAATTTTAAAACTAATTTTTTCTTTTATTATTGAGGTTTAAAAGATTTTGTTGTTTTACATACATGAGGGAAAAGACATGAATTACAATCTGGGTTTAAAGCTTTACAAGTATATCTTCCAAAAAGAACCATTGCTTGATGAAAAATATGTAAATCATCTTTTAATTTTTTTACTAATTCTGCTTCTGTTTTTTCAACTGTTTTTTCATATGAAAGTCCAAGTCTATGAGAAACTCTAAATACATGAGTATCTACAGCCATTAAATTTGCCCCCTCAAATTCAATCATAAATACATTTGCAGTTTTATTTCCAACACCTGCTAGTTTGATAAGCTCTTTTTGATTGTGAGGGATATCTCCTCCATAGTTTTCAATAACACTTTGAGCCATTTTTATAATATTTTTTGCTTTATTATTAAAAAATGAACAAGTTTTAAGTAACTCTTTTACATCATCTAAAGAAGCCTCAGCAAGAGAAAAAACATCAGGATATTTTTCAAAAAGTGCAGGTGTTATAATATTTACTCTTTTATCTGTACATTGAGCAGAAAGGATAATTGCAATTAATAATTCATAATCATTTTTATACTCTAACTCTGTTACAGCACCTGCATATTTTTCAGCAAAAGCCTCTTTTATTATTTGTATCTCTTCTTTAGTTGCTTTTTTTAAGTTTGCCAAAGCCTTTTCCTTCTAGTTTTTTTTCCAATCAAATTGCATCTGTTTTGCTGTTTTTAGGGCTAATTTTTCATTATAAAGTTTTGAAACAAGATGTAAACTCATATCAATTCCAGCTGAGATTCCAGCTGAACTTACAATATCTCCTTCATCAACCCATCTTATATTCTCTTTTACTTTTAAAGCTGGAAAACTATTTTTTAAATCTTCAATATCTTCCCAGTGAGTAGTTACACTATGATTTATCACTACTTTTGCTTTTGCTAATAAAAAAATACCTGTACATACAGAAGCAATAAGTTTTGCTGTTTTTGTTTGTTGAAAAATCCAATCAATTACATTTTGTTTTTCAAGTTCAGCAGTATGAACACCACCTACAACAATTAAAACATCAAGCTTAGGATGAGACTTAATTGTATAATCACTTAATACTTTATACTCACCTCTTGCTTTTACTACTTCATCTTTTTCAGAAATAAAAAATAGATTATGTTTCTCTTTTAAAAATCTATTAGCTACTGAAAAGACTTCATAGGGTCCAGAAAAATCTAAAACTTCAGCATTATCGTAAATGTAAATTCCAATATTCATTTTAAGCCTTCTTTAGTTTTTCAATCTCATCTCGAAGTCTAATTGCTTCTTCAAAGTTTAAATCTTTTGCTGCTTTTTGCATCTTCTTATTTAACTCAATTAATATCTTTTTTCTCTCTGCTGCTGGCATTTTTTCAAGCTTTTGTTTTTTCCACGCAACATCATCATACTCTTCAAGTTTTAAATTTTCATCAATTGCTCTTTTAGTTGTTTTTGGAGTTATTCCATGCTCTTTATTAAATGCCTCTTGTAAAGCTCTTCTCTCATTTGTTAAATCAATTGCATATTTCATTGAATCAGTAATCTTTTTAGCAAATAAAATCACTCTTCCATTTTGGTTTCTTGCAGCTCTTCCCATAGTTTGAACTAAAGAAGTTCTACTTCTTAGAAAACCTTCTTTATCTGCATCTAATATCGCAACTAAAGAAGTCTCTGGAATATCAAGTCCCTCTCTAAGTAAGTTAATTCCAACAAGAACATCAAACTCTCCCATTCTAAGCTCTCGTATTATTTGATTTCTCTCAATTGCATCAATATCAGAGTGCATATATTTAACTTTAATTCCTAAATCTAAATAATAAGAAGTAAGTTCTTCTGCCATCTTTTTTGTTAGAACTGTTACTAAAACTCTCTCATTTTTGGCAACTATTTTTTTTATCTCATCATGAAGTTTTTCTACTTGGTATTCACTATCTTCAATTTGAATAACTGGATCAAGAAGTCCTGTTGGACGAATAATTTGTTTAGCAACTACTTCACTCTTTTCTAACTCTAAATCTGCTGGTGTTGCACTTACAAAAAGATAAGAAGGAGCTTTATTTATAAACTCATCAAATTTTAAAGGTCTATTATCTAAAGCACTTGGTAATCTAAAGCCATAATCAACAAGTACTTCTTTTCTACTTCTATCCGCAGCATGCATCCCTCTAAATTGAGGAAGTGAAACATGAGATTCATCAACAATTAGTAAGAAATCTTTTCCTATTTGTTCAAAATAATCCATTAAAGAGTAAGGAGTCTCTCCTGGTTTTAGTCCAGTTAAATGTCTGGCATAGTTCTCAATACCCTTACACATACCAGTTCCCTCAATCATCTCCAAATCAAACTCAACTCTTTGTTTTAATCTTTGGTACTCTACTAACTTTTGTTCTTTTGTAAAATAGTCAAGTCTTTCATCTAACTCTTCTTCAATCTGTTTTACAGCTTTTCCTAAATTCTCACTTGTAACAACGAAAGGGTTAACAGAATAGATAATTGCTTCTTCTAGCTCTTTTGTTTTTTCATTTGTTAAATATTCATGTTTAGTGATTGATTCAACTTCATCTCCAAAAAATTCAACACGAATATACTCATCTTCAAAATATGCAGGATAAATATCAATTACATCCCCATTTACTCTAAAATCAGCCCTATCAAAAAAAGAGTCGTTTCTTTTATATCCCATCTCTACAAGTTTAAGTAAAAATTCTCTTTGAGAGTATTCAAAACCAACTTCAATTCTTTGAACCATTGCTTTATATTCATGGGGATTCCCTAAACCATAGTTAGCTGAAACAGAAGCAATAACAATTACATCATCAAAACTAAGTAAAGAAGCAGTAGCACTAAGTCTTAATCTTTCAAGTTCACTATTAATTGAAGAGTCTTTTTCTATAAAAAGGTCTGTTCTAGGTATATATGCTTCTGGTTGATAATAATCATAATAAGATATAAAATACTCCACATGATTATTTGGAAAAAATTGTCTAAATTCAGAATAAAGCTGGGCTGCTAAGGTTTTATTATGAGTCATAATAAGTGTTGGCTTTTGTGTTTTCTCTATAACCTTAGCCATAGTATAAGTTTTACCAGAACCAGTAACTCCTTCTAAAGTTGTATATTTATTTCCAGATAAAATAGAGTTACTTATATCTTCAATTGCTTTAGGTTGGTCTCCTGCTGGTTCATAT
This sequence is a window from Halarcobacter bivalviorum. Protein-coding genes within it:
- the rpiB gene encoding ribose 5-phosphate isomerase B, whose amino-acid sequence is MKYFIAADHAGIDFKAFVKELFEKKGHEVIDLGPNTKDRVDYPDFAAKLCKEVLANEGSKGILICGSGIGMSMAANKFDGIRAALCHNEYSAKMAREHNDANVICLGERVSGYGMIEAIIDAWDSSSFEGGRHEGRVEKINALFGSCRV
- a CDS encoding DUF2156 domain-containing protein, giving the protein MSTLTINNYTLKHFDLRAKEEMQNYLKQVNVNLSDYTFSGNYVWLSTATGFYAIVNDTFCLFILNSGEMSMLLPPLGKKKNTYKAILECFEIMNTHNSNRNYSKIEYVHENILEGFVDYLEEGTLIYEMLKDFIIEKKLVDYIYKVEDLIDLKGDAYKSKRNEINKFKKIYPNHRLEILDKEKHGADILNLFNKWVKDRTTYMPKEEVEVFLDGIYFERFAIKRLINDYNNLDLIGLVIYIDDEIKGFTVGENINEDTASVIIEKTDFEILGCAQFIFREFTKLLKDKYLVEYINVGDDMGFENLKKVKMSYRPNMLIPKYTIYQK
- a CDS encoding HD domain-containing protein, yielding MINPKIIDYIFSSASIQRWNDYPRMVELVELDKQAHKFIIAYFIAKLEKDINYTHLIEAGVFEFLRRVVVTDIRPDVFRNALQKRAKEINSWVIANLKDSLEEIDNGIFLQKFEEYLNNPNIYKKERFILKAASYLATRWEFSIVYQTSAFLSDIEDVKKSVDEEIEDYYELIGVRKIALNKKLAKIVDLSGRLRFQKRWAQTPRVPETSVLGHMLTVAIFSYFYSIKVNACEKRLENNFFVSLFHDLPEALTRDIITPVKYSVDDLSDIIAEYEIKKINDAILPNIPDSIHDEFCYLLGMFENHKDEFENRIYEDGEIKLVNDISKYNMDKYNAIDGVALKQCDKLSAFVEASLSISHGIKSKELVNGKKQIMKSFKEIQGVDFGAIARKIDEEFCTTGQTQVRMDFD
- a CDS encoding GNAT family N-acetyltransferase; the encoded protein is MKISRASKEDIKRLFEIENSLFKDDIFALKLSSFYYHIKSSIIYKVKIGETVGYILWLKRKNFFRLYSLAILDKYQGLGLASSLIEYSLKNLEKKPLQLEVRISNKKAIMLYKKFGFKEVKILKEYYKDEDGVLMRLER
- the lepB gene encoding signal peptidase I → MLRKLYNWSSSWTGTIVIVLTIIFFVAQAFVIPSGSMKNTLLIGDMLFVKKFSYGIPVPRIPWIELQVLPDFKGNGHLIDGPRPKRGDIVVFRYPNNDNIHYVKRAVALPGDIVALKEKHLFLHPKEGNEFVRANYPKEKIIETGGKLFVVNPYRDEHPGIHNDPSVKRDGLQPYQLFDMMPIKIPEDEYFMMGDNRDHSNDSRFWGTVNYKYIVGKPWFIYFSWDENKEVRWERVFRTVESLEEDMQGKDIEINHEKGIY
- a CDS encoding TonB-dependent receptor plug domain-containing protein is translated as MKKIISLSMACTLSLLANETVDLPTIEVSEKINKKVVKNISKEEIKSADLAETLTKKVPSISLVRRSGIANDIILRGAKKDNINILIDESKIYGACPNRMDPATSHVLTNNIETVEVIEGPYDVENFGTLSGLVKVKTKKPTEELSGEVNLNFGSYGYKKGSFSVSGGNEHIKLLLSASKEESDQYEDGDGNDFLEQQIEKDVPYANRYKSNGLEAYEKETILTKAIFNIDDSSEVTLSYTANRSDNVLYPNTPMDADYDDSDIYTFDYTKRNLGDFSKELNLEYYYSKVDHPMSTALRNRTAGMMPPMAIMTNHMKSSIWGTKLKNKLDFANGELTVGLDTSTRNWRGRMYNSIGTVDSTSLTSTDTRNIALFSLYKKSFGALDLEVGARYDDTNIDATDSSKTDKNYNQLNGHVFSIYNIDKDTKIFAGVGKSSRVPDARELYYGATNNDLNATKNYEVDLGFEKTIGDFNIKTKLFYSRLDDYIYNTGVFENIDAKVYGTSVSGFYLINDDFTLDYGLAYQRGKKDGNYEDKDLAEIPPLKMNLALVYERDTSKFTTEVVAVDDWNNYDSTAKEQELSGYAVLNMKYDNQFHKNFNITLGVDNLFDKTYASTNTYQDVRYVETGGDRVLLNDPGRYFYVNLKYSF
- a CDS encoding DJ-1/PfpI family protein — translated: MNIGIYIYDNAEVLDFSGPYEVFSVANRFLKEKHNLFFISEKDEVVKARGEYKVLSDYTIKSHPKLDVLIVVGGVHTAELEKQNVIDWIFQQTKTAKLIASVCTGIFLLAKAKVVINHSVTTHWEDIEDLKNSFPALKVKENIRWVDEGDIVSSAGISAGIDMSLHLVSKLYNEKLALKTAKQMQFDWKKN
- the uvrB gene encoding excinuclease ABC subunit UvrB — encoded protein: MTQFKVNSEYEPAGDQPKAIEDISNSILSGNKYTTLEGVTGSGKTYTMAKVIEKTQKPTLIMTHNKTLAAQLYSEFRQFFPNNHVEYFISYYDYYQPEAYIPRTDLFIEKDSSINSELERLRLSATASLLSFDDVIVIASVSANYGLGNPHEYKAMVQRIEVGFEYSQREFLLKLVEMGYKRNDSFFDRADFRVNGDVIDIYPAYFEDEYIRVEFFGDEVESITKHEYLTNEKTKELEEAIIYSVNPFVVTSENLGKAVKQIEEELDERLDYFTKEQKLVEYQRLKQRVEFDLEMIEGTGMCKGIENYARHLTGLKPGETPYSLMDYFEQIGKDFLLIVDESHVSLPQFRGMHAADRSRKEVLVDYGFRLPSALDNRPLKFDEFINKAPSYLFVSATPADLELEKSEVVAKQIIRPTGLLDPVIQIEDSEYQVEKLHDEIKKIVAKNERVLVTVLTKKMAEELTSYYLDLGIKVKYMHSDIDAIERNQIIRELRMGEFDVLVGINLLREGLDIPETSLVAILDADKEGFLRSRTSLVQTMGRAARNQNGRVILFAKKITDSMKYAIDLTNERRALQEAFNKEHGITPKTTKRAIDENLKLEEYDDVAWKKQKLEKMPAAERKKILIELNKKMQKAAKDLNFEEAIRLRDEIEKLKKA
- the nth gene encoding endonuclease III encodes the protein MANLKKATKEEIQIIKEAFAEKYAGAVTELEYKNDYELLIAIILSAQCTDKRVNIITPALFEKYPDVFSLAEASLDDVKELLKTCSFFNNKAKNIIKMAQSVIENYGGDIPHNQKELIKLAGVGNKTANVFMIEFEGANLMAVDTHVFRVSHRLGLSYEKTVEKTEAELVKKLKDDLHIFHQAMVLFGRYTCKALNPDCNSCLFPHVCKTTKSFKPQ